From the genome of Miscanthus floridulus cultivar M001 chromosome 10, ASM1932011v1, whole genome shotgun sequence, one region includes:
- the LOC136484999 gene encoding bifunctional dihydrofolate reductase-thymidylate synthase isoform X2: protein MAMAAAPANGDSQNGPQRNYQVVVAATRDMGIGKDGVLPWKLLGDLKFFKELTLTTSDPAKKNAVIMGRKTWESIPVKSRPLPGRLNVILTRSGSFDFATVENVVICGSMKSALELLASTPYCLSIEKVFVVGGGQVLREYLNGPACEAIHLTHIQSSIECDTFIPPVDFSVFQPWYSSFPVVESNIRHSFMTFVRVRKSVAETHESNGKESTEVDTKNDKFEIENFSFLPKMVYDRHEEYQYLNLVEDIIRSGAQKNDRTGTGTLSKFGCQMRFSLRKNFPLLTTKRVFWRGVVEELLWFISGSTNAKVLQEKGIHIWDGNASREYLDSVGLAHREEGDLGPVYGFQWRHFGAEYTDMHADYTGKGFDQLMDVIDKIKNNPDDRRIILSAWNPSDLKKMALPPCHMFAQFYVENGELSCQMYQRSADMGLGVPFNIASYSLLTYMIAQVCDLSPGDFVHVIGDAHVYRTHVRALEEQIQKMPKPFPILKINPSKKDIDSFMASDFKLIGYDPHQKIEMKMAV from the exons ATGGCAATGGCTGCAGCTCCGGCCAATGGTGATTCACAGAATGGTCCTCAGAGGAACTATCAGGTTGTTGTTGCTGCCACTCGTGACATGGGCATTGGGAAGGATGGGGTCTTGCCATGGAAGCTTCTTGGTGATCTTAAATTCTTCAAAGAGCTTACATTAACTACATCTGATCCTGCCAAGAAGAATGCAGTTATAATGGGAAGGAAAACATGGGAGAGCATTCCTGTTAAGTCAAGGCCATTGCCTGGTCGTTTGAATGTCATACTTACTCGATCTGGTAGTTTTGATTTTGCAACAGTAGAGAATGTTGTTATATGTGGAAGTATGAAGTCTGCCTTAGAACTGCTAGCATCAACTCCATACTGCTTGTCAATTGAGAAAGTTTTTGTTGTAGGAGGTGGGCAGGTACTGAG AGAGTATCTTAATGGACCTGCATGTGAGGCTATCCATCTAACTCACATTCAGTCGAGCATTGAGTGTGACACTTTCATTCCTCCAGTTGACTTCTCAGTGTTCCAGCCATGGTATTCATCTTTCCCAGTGGTAGAGAGCAACATCAGGCATTCTTTTATGACTTTTGTTCGTGTTAGAAAGTCAGTGGCAGAAACTCATGAGTCAAATGGCAAGGAATCAACTGAGGTTGATACCAAgaatgacaaatttgaaatagAGAATTTCTCTTTTCTCCCCAAGATGGTATATGACCGCCATGAGGAGTATCAATATCTCAATCTTGTTGAAGATATTATAAGGTCTGGTGCTCAGAAAAATGACAGGACAGGAACTGGAACACTGTCAAAATTTGGGTGTCAG ATGCGGTTCAGCTTAAGGAAAAATTTTCCTCTACTGACAACAAAG AGGGTATTTTGGCGTGGTGTTGTCGAAGAACTCCTTTGGTTCATCAGTGGCTCAACAAATGCAAAG GTTTTGCAAGAGAAGGGTATTCATATCTGGGATGGCAATGCTTCAAGAGAATATCTTGACAG TGTTGGCTTGGCACACAGGGAGGAAGGTGATCTAGGTCCAGTTTATGGATTTCAATGGCGTCACTTTGGTGCTGA ATACACTGACATGCATGCTGACTATACTGGAAAAGGTTTTGATCAGCTAATGGATGTGATTGACAAGATCAAGAATAATCCTGACGACCGCCGAATAATTTTGTCGGCATGGAATCCTTCAGATCTCAAGAAGATGGCTCTTCCTCCTTGCCACATGTTTGCACAA TTTTATGTGGAAAATGGGGAGCTGTCCTGCCAGATGTATCAACGCTCTGCAGACATGGGGCTTGGTGTTCCATTCAACATTGCATCATATTCTCTTCTGACATACATGATCGCTCAAGTTTGTG ATCTTTCTCCTGGAGATTTTGTCCATGTTATAGGGGATGCTCATGTCTATAGAACTCATGTTCGAGCTCTGGAGGAGCAAATTCAGAAGATGCCTAAACCATTTCCA ATATTGAAGATAAATCCTTCAAAAAAGGATATAGATTCTTTCATGGCATCAGACTTCAAGCTGATTGGCTATGATCCTCACCAGAAGATAGAGATGAAAATGGCAGTGTAA
- the LOC136484999 gene encoding bifunctional dihydrofolate reductase-thymidylate synthase isoform X1 produces MAMAAAPANGDSQNGPQRNYQVVVAATRDMGIGKDGVLPWKLLGDLKFFKELTLTTSDPAKKNAVIMGRKTWESIPVKSRPLPGRLNVILTRSGSFDFATVENVVICGSMKSALELLASTPYCLSIEKVFVVGGGQVLREYLNGPACEAIHLTHIQSSIECDTFIPPVDFSVFQPWYSSFPVVESNIRHSFMTFVRVRKSVAETHESNGKESTEVDTKNDKFEIENFSFLPKMVYDRHEEYQYLNLVEDIIRSGAQKNDRTGTGTLSKFGCQMRFSLRKNFPLLTTKQRVFWRGVVEELLWFISGSTNAKVLQEKGIHIWDGNASREYLDSVGLAHREEGDLGPVYGFQWRHFGAEYTDMHADYTGKGFDQLMDVIDKIKNNPDDRRIILSAWNPSDLKKMALPPCHMFAQFYVENGELSCQMYQRSADMGLGVPFNIASYSLLTYMIAQVCDLSPGDFVHVIGDAHVYRTHVRALEEQIQKMPKPFPILKINPSKKDIDSFMASDFKLIGYDPHQKIEMKMAV; encoded by the exons ATGGCAATGGCTGCAGCTCCGGCCAATGGTGATTCACAGAATGGTCCTCAGAGGAACTATCAGGTTGTTGTTGCTGCCACTCGTGACATGGGCATTGGGAAGGATGGGGTCTTGCCATGGAAGCTTCTTGGTGATCTTAAATTCTTCAAAGAGCTTACATTAACTACATCTGATCCTGCCAAGAAGAATGCAGTTATAATGGGAAGGAAAACATGGGAGAGCATTCCTGTTAAGTCAAGGCCATTGCCTGGTCGTTTGAATGTCATACTTACTCGATCTGGTAGTTTTGATTTTGCAACAGTAGAGAATGTTGTTATATGTGGAAGTATGAAGTCTGCCTTAGAACTGCTAGCATCAACTCCATACTGCTTGTCAATTGAGAAAGTTTTTGTTGTAGGAGGTGGGCAGGTACTGAG AGAGTATCTTAATGGACCTGCATGTGAGGCTATCCATCTAACTCACATTCAGTCGAGCATTGAGTGTGACACTTTCATTCCTCCAGTTGACTTCTCAGTGTTCCAGCCATGGTATTCATCTTTCCCAGTGGTAGAGAGCAACATCAGGCATTCTTTTATGACTTTTGTTCGTGTTAGAAAGTCAGTGGCAGAAACTCATGAGTCAAATGGCAAGGAATCAACTGAGGTTGATACCAAgaatgacaaatttgaaatagAGAATTTCTCTTTTCTCCCCAAGATGGTATATGACCGCCATGAGGAGTATCAATATCTCAATCTTGTTGAAGATATTATAAGGTCTGGTGCTCAGAAAAATGACAGGACAGGAACTGGAACACTGTCAAAATTTGGGTGTCAG ATGCGGTTCAGCTTAAGGAAAAATTTTCCTCTACTGACAACAAAG CAGAGGGTATTTTGGCGTGGTGTTGTCGAAGAACTCCTTTGGTTCATCAGTGGCTCAACAAATGCAAAG GTTTTGCAAGAGAAGGGTATTCATATCTGGGATGGCAATGCTTCAAGAGAATATCTTGACAG TGTTGGCTTGGCACACAGGGAGGAAGGTGATCTAGGTCCAGTTTATGGATTTCAATGGCGTCACTTTGGTGCTGA ATACACTGACATGCATGCTGACTATACTGGAAAAGGTTTTGATCAGCTAATGGATGTGATTGACAAGATCAAGAATAATCCTGACGACCGCCGAATAATTTTGTCGGCATGGAATCCTTCAGATCTCAAGAAGATGGCTCTTCCTCCTTGCCACATGTTTGCACAA TTTTATGTGGAAAATGGGGAGCTGTCCTGCCAGATGTATCAACGCTCTGCAGACATGGGGCTTGGTGTTCCATTCAACATTGCATCATATTCTCTTCTGACATACATGATCGCTCAAGTTTGTG ATCTTTCTCCTGGAGATTTTGTCCATGTTATAGGGGATGCTCATGTCTATAGAACTCATGTTCGAGCTCTGGAGGAGCAAATTCAGAAGATGCCTAAACCATTTCCA ATATTGAAGATAAATCCTTCAAAAAAGGATATAGATTCTTTCATGGCATCAGACTTCAAGCTGATTGGCTATGATCCTCACCAGAAGATAGAGATGAAAATGGCAGTGTAA
- the LOC136485000 gene encoding LOW QUALITY PROTEIN: 6-phosphogluconate dehydrogenase, decarboxylating 2, chloroplastic-like (The sequence of the model RefSeq protein was modified relative to this genomic sequence to represent the inferred CDS: deleted 2 bases in 2 codons): MASPAPASPAAAAAHAPPPRIGLAGLATMGQNLALNIAEKGFPISVYNRTAAKVDSTLSRARDEGALPVLGHRDPRGFVLSLARPRTVVLLVQAGPAVDATIQALSPYLEPGDAIVDGGNEWYQNTERRIEEAAARGILYLGMGVSGGEEGARNGPSLMPGGHVDAYNNIRDILEKAAAQTEDGACVTFVGPGGAGNFVKMVHNGIEYGDMQLIAEAYDVLRRVGGLSNSEIAGVFAEWNKGELESFLVEITADIFTVADPLDGSGGALVDKILDKTGMKGTGKWTVQQAAELAVAAPTIAASLDGRYLSGLKDERVAAAGVLEEEGMPAGLLETINVDKKVLVDRVRQALYASKICSYAQGMNLLRAKSVEKGWNLNLAELARIWKGGCIIRARFLDRIKRAYDRNPELANLIVDREFAREMVQRQNAWRWVVARAVEAGISTPGMTASLSYFDTYRSSRLPANLIQAQRDLFGAHTYERIDRPGSFHTEWNKLARRSNGAAI, encoded by the exons ATGGCCTCCCCGGCGCCGGCGTCCCCTGCGGCCGCCGCGGCCCACGCTCCTCCACCGCGCATCGGGCTCGCGGGCCTCGCCACCATGGGCCAGAACCTGGCTCTCAACATCGCCGAGAAGGGGTTCCCGATCTCCGTCTACAACCGCACCGCCGCCAAGGTGGACTCTACGCTCTCCCGCGCGCGGGACGAGGGCGCGCTGCCGGTGCTGGGCCACCGCGACCCGCGCGGGTTCGTGCTCTCGCTCGCCCGCCCGCGCACCGTCGTGCTCCTCGTCCAGGCGGGCCCCGCCGTCGACGCCACGATCCAGGCCCTCTCCCCCTACCTCGAGCCCGGCGACGCCATCGTCGACGGCGGCAACGAGTGGTACCAAAACACGGAGCGCCGCATCGAGGAGGCCGCGGCGCGCGGGATCCTGTACCTCGGGATGGGCGTGTCCGGCGGCGAGGAGGGCGCGCGGAACGGGCCCTCGCTCATGCCCGGCGGCCACGTCGAC GCCTACAACAACATCAGGGACATCCTCGAGAAGGCCGCGGCGCAGACGGAAGACGGGGCGTGCGTCACCTTCGTTGGGCCCGGTGGTGCC GGCAACTTCGTTAAGATGGTGCACAACGGGATCGAGTATGGCGATATGCAGCTCATCGCTGAGGCATACGATGTGCTCCGCAGAGTTGGGGGCCTGTCCAACTCGGAGATTGCCGGTGTGTTTGCGGAATGGAACAAGGGCGAGCTCGAGAGCTTCTTGGTTGAGATCACCGCGGATATATTCACCGTGGCTGACCCATTGGATGGGAGCGGCGGGGCCCTGGTTGACAAGATTCTAGACAAGACTGGGATGAAGGGGACTGGGAAATGGACGGTGCAGCAGGCCGCAGAGCTTGCAGTGGCAGCACCCACAATTGCCGCATCACTGGATGGGAGGTACTTGTCAGGGTTGAAGGATGAACGGGTTGCGGCTGCTGGGGTGCTCGAGGAAGAGGGGATGCCAGCAGGGCTGTTGGAGACGATTAATGTTGATAAGAAGGTGCTGGTGGATAGGGTCAGGCAAGCACTTTACGCCTCGAAGATTTGCAGCTATGCACAGGGCATGAATCTGCTGCGAGCCAAGAGTGTGGAGAAGGGTTGGAACCTTAACCTTGCAGAGCTTGCCAGGATTTGGAAGGGCGGATGCATTATCCGTGCGAGGTTTCTTGATAGGATCAAGAGGGCGTATGACAGAAATCCTGAGCTTGCCAATTTGATTGTTGACAGAGAGTTTGCAAGGGAGATGGTGCAGCGGCAGAATGCGTGGAGGTGGGTTGTGGCACGGGCGGTGGAGGCTGGCATTAGCACACCAGGAATGACTGCTAGCCTTTCGTACTTTGATACCTACAGATCAAGTCGATTGCCTGCAAACCTGATCCAAGCACAGAGGGATCTGTTTGGTGCACACACCTATGAGCGCATTGACCGTCCAGGTTCATTCCACACAGAATGGAACAAGCTGGCGAGGAGAAGCAATGGTGCAGCCATTTGA